CTGACCTCGCGGAGACCCCATGCGTTTCAATAAACTCGACCTGAACCTGCTGGTGGCGCTCAACGCGCTGCTGGCCGAGCGCAATATCAGCCGCGCGGCGGAAAAGATTTTCCTCAGCCAGCCGGCCACCAGCAGCGCACTGGCGCGCCTGCGCGCCTACTTCAACGACGAGCTGCTGGTGCCGTCCGGGCGGCAGCTGATCCTGACGCCGCGCGCCAAGGAGCTGGTGGAGCCGGTGCGCGAAATCCTCATGCGCATCGACACCACCATCGCCGCCCAGCCGCTGTTCGATCCCGCCACCGAGACCCGCACCTTTACCCTGCTGGTATCCGACTACACCACGGCGGTGCTGATCCCGCCGCTGCTCGAAGCGCTGTACCGCGAAGCGCCCGGCATGCGCATCCGCCTGCGCGACCAGACCGACCGCCCCGCCGAGGTGCTGGAACAGGGCGAAGCCGACTTCCTGGTGATCCCGTCGCAGTACCTGGCCAAGGAACACCCGTCGGCCGCGCTGTTCGAGGAAGACTACCTGTGCGTGACCTGGGAGGGCAACACGCGCGTGCGCGACCGCCTCACCTTTGACGACTACCTGGCCTGCGGCCACGTGATCGCCACCTTCATCAACACCCACACCAACCCGCTGGCCACGTTCGACGGCTGGTTCATGGAAAGCTTCGACGTAAAGCGCCGGGTGGAGGTGACGGTGCCGAGCATGAGCGCCCTGCCCGCACTGGTGGTCGGCACCGACCGCATCGCCACCGTCCATCGCCGTCTCGCCGAGCGCGCGCGAGAGAGCCTGCCGGTCAAGCTGTGGGAACCGCCGCCGCGCATTCCGCGCCTGGTGCAGATGCTGCAATGGCATAAGCACCGCACCAACGATCCGGCCATCGCCTGGATCCGCGACAAGATCATCAACGCCGCCACGCTCGTCTAATCAACTTTACAATTCGGGAATCACCTATGCATCCTGCCGTCAAAGGTTCGGAGGGCAGCGCTTTTGCTGCCGCCGCCTCGTTTTCGCCGCGCCGCCGCACCCTGGCCCTGATCGCCGTGGCGCTGGCCTTCGTGATGGACCTGCTGGACACCACCATCATCAACGTCGCCATCCCCTCGATCGGCGAAACACTGGGCGCCGACAAGGCCGCGCTGGAATGGATCATCGCCGGCTATGCCACCGCGTTCGCGGTGCTGCTGATCGTGGGCGGCCGCCTGGGCGACAGCTTCGGCTACCGCCGCATGTTCCTGATCGGGATCGTGCTGTTCACCATTACCTCGATGGCGTGCGGGCTGGCGCCCGATGCGCTGTCGCTGCAACTGGCGCGCGTGGCGCAGGGCGTCAGTGCGGCGCTGATGGTGCCGCAGGTGATGGCGCTGGTGCAGGTGATGTACCCGCCCGACCAGCGCTACAAGGTGTACACGATCTTCGGCTTCCTGGGCGGCTTTTCGGCCGCGCTGGGTCCCATCGTGGGCGGGTTGCTGATCGACGCCAACTGGTTCGGCCTGGGCTGGCGCCTGACATTCCTGATCAACCTGCCCATCGGCCTGTTCAGCATTGCCGCCGGCATCGCGCTGCTGCCGGCGGGACGCGGCGTCAATGCCGCGCCGGTGGACCTGACCGGCGCGGCATTGACGGTGGCCGTGCTGTTCGCGGTGCTCGCACCGCTGATCGAAGGCCCGTCGCGCGGCTGGCCGGTGGGCCTGATGGTGCTGCTGGCGGCCGCGCTGCCGCTGGCCTGGGCCACCGTGAAATACCTGCGCTGGCGCCAGGCCGCGCGCGGCGATGCGCTGGTGCCGCTGGACCTGTTCAAGCTGCGCAAGGTAAACCTGGGCCTGCTGTGCACCCTGTGCATCAACCCGGTGCTGCCCGGCTACCTCTTGGTGATGACGTTCGTGCTGCAAACGGGTATCGGCTTGAGCGCCTCGCAGATGGCGTATGCGTGCGCGCCGATTGCCGTGGGCGCAATGGGCGGCATCACCCTGATCGGCCCGCGCCTGCACCGCCTGCTGGGCGTGCGCGT
This is a stretch of genomic DNA from Duganella zoogloeoides. It encodes these proteins:
- a CDS encoding LysR family transcriptional regulator produces the protein MRFNKLDLNLLVALNALLAERNISRAAEKIFLSQPATSSALARLRAYFNDELLVPSGRQLILTPRAKELVEPVREILMRIDTTIAAQPLFDPATETRTFTLLVSDYTTAVLIPPLLEALYREAPGMRIRLRDQTDRPAEVLEQGEADFLVIPSQYLAKEHPSAALFEEDYLCVTWEGNTRVRDRLTFDDYLACGHVIATFINTHTNPLATFDGWFMESFDVKRRVEVTVPSMSALPALVVGTDRIATVHRRLAERARESLPVKLWEPPPRIPRLVQMLQWHKHRTNDPAIAWIRDKIINAATLV
- a CDS encoding MFS transporter — translated: MHPAVKGSEGSAFAAAASFSPRRRTLALIAVALAFVMDLLDTTIINVAIPSIGETLGADKAALEWIIAGYATAFAVLLIVGGRLGDSFGYRRMFLIGIVLFTITSMACGLAPDALSLQLARVAQGVSAALMVPQVMALVQVMYPPDQRYKVYTIFGFLGGFSAALGPIVGGLLIDANWFGLGWRLTFLINLPIGLFSIAAGIALLPAGRGVNAAPVDLTGAALTVAVLFAVLAPLIEGPSRGWPVGLMVLLAAALPLAWATVKYLRWRQAARGDALVPLDLFKLRKVNLGLLCTLCINPVLPGYLLVMTFVLQTGIGLSASQMAYACAPIAVGAMGGITLIGPRLHRLLGVRVMLVGVSVTAASLCLAAWSVHGGVLLHWPLALAQLGMGLGMGLCGPQLSNATLQDVPMSEAGVAAGMFTAVQQIAAAFGVALGGLLFFHGVQMDTADALRYAGAYLQVLPLFLGLLVVAVIGTLRLATVMPMPAR